From one Lotus japonicus ecotype B-129 chromosome 3, LjGifu_v1.2 genomic stretch:
- the LOC130749262 gene encoding glucan endo-1,3-beta-glucosidase-like — MSTISLLLGILSIGLEFTVVQSVGVCYGLNGATLPSKQEVVDLYKANNIGGMRIYSPDQEALEALRDSGIDLILGVAGETLSSLADPNAASQWVNNFVTPYSQNVKIKYIAVGNEVHPSDNDAQFIHPVMQNIQSAISQANLHDQIKVTTVMDSSLITNSYPPSAGIFTEESKPYIQPIINFLVQNGSPLLANVYPYFAYANDQQNIPLAYALFTQNGKNDIGYGNMFDAMVDSIYSALEKLDAPNLAVVVAESGWPSEGGAGATMENAATYYANLIGHVKSGGGTPKRPGVAIETYLFAMFDENKKPGAETERHFGLFHPDKSSKYVLSF; from the exons ATGTCTACCATATCACTGCTTCTTGGAATACTGTCCATTGGACTAGAATTTACAG TTGTACAATCCGTCGGAGTTTGCTATGGCCTGAATGGTGCCACTCTGCCATCAAAGCAAGAAGTTGTGGACTTATACAAAGCAAACAACATTGGTGGAATGCGTATTTACTCCCCAGATCAAGAAGCCCTTGAAGCCCTCCGAGATTCCGGCATAGATTTGATCCTTGGTGTGGCGGGGGAAACACTTTCATCTCTAGCAGATCCTAATGCTGCCTCACAATGGGTCAACAATTTCGTGACACCGTACTCACAAAATGTCAAAATCAAGTACATTGCCGTGGGGAATGAAGTTCACCCTAGTGACAATGATGCTCAATTCATCCACCCCGTGATGCAGAACATTCAGAGCGCAATTTCACAAGCCAACTTACATGACCAAATCAAGGTTACGACAGTAATGGACTCAAGTTTGATAACTAATTCCTACCCCCCAAGTGCAGGCATTTTCACTGAAGAATCAAAGCCATACATACAACCAATTATCAACTTCCTAGTGCAAAATGGGTCACCACTTCTTGCCAACGTGTACCCTTATTTTGCTTATGCCAATGATCAACAAAACATTCCTCTTGCCTATGCACTTTTCACTCAAAATGGAAAAAATGACATTGGGTACGGAAATATGTTTGATGCTATGGTTGATTCTATCTATTCTGCTTTAGAGAAATTAGATGCACCCAATTTGGCGGTGGTTGTGGCAGAGAGTGGGTGGCCATCAGAAGGTGGAGCTGGGGCTACAATGGAGAATGCAGCCACATATTATGCTAATTTGATTGGTCATGTCAAGAGTGGGGGAGGAACACCAAAGAGGCCCGGTGTAGCTATCGAAACTTACTTGTTTGCTATGTTTGATGAAAACAAGAAACCTGGTGCAGAAACTGAGCGTCATTTTGGTCTCTTCCATCCTGACAAATCATCTAAATATGTACTCAGTTTTTGA
- the LOC130743662 gene encoding putative lipid-transfer protein DIR1: MPLKHGFNESQLFLVTVPTLVFNVQHYGGDDVVKRRREHHRGYGNVQILASITLVAIQVESSGSCSSTFFSALVQLIPCRAAVAPFSPIPPNEACCNALKSLGQPCLCVLVNGPPISGVDRNMASLLPEKCTTSFDPCMCSSSFSLINYLSLFYFDLF; encoded by the exons ATGCCTCTAAAGCATGGGTTTAACGAGAGTCAATTGTTTCTTGTGACGGTGCCGACGCTGGTATTCAATGTTCAACATTATGGAGGAGATGATGTTGTTAAGCGAAGAAGGGAACACCATCGTGGTTATGGGAATGTGCAAATTCTGGCTTCCATTA cttTGGTAGCAATACAAGTTGAAAGCAGTGGTTCTTGCTCAAGCACATTCTTCTCTGCACTTGTGCAGCTCATTCCTTGCAGGGCAGCAGTTGCACCTTTTAGCCCCATTCCACCAAATGAAGCTTGCTGCAATGCCCTTAAGTCTCTAGGGCAGCCATGTTTGTGTGTTCTTGTCAATGGCCCTCCGATTTCTGGCGTTGATCGTAACATGGCCTCACTGCTCCCTGAGAAGTGCACCACAAGCTTTGATCCATGCATGTGctcttcctctttctccctGATTAATTATTTGTCTCTCTTTTACTTTGATTTGTTTTAA